A genomic segment from Streptomyces antibioticus encodes:
- a CDS encoding MaoC family dehydratase N-terminal domain-containing protein encodes MALDQSFVGRSYPPTDPYEVGREKIREFAEAVGDSNPVYTDPEAAKALGYADVIAPPTFVFSITFKAAGQVVQDPQLGLDYSRVVHGDQKFAYKRPVRAGDRLTVTSTIENIKSMAGNDILDIRGEVHDEAGEHVVTAWTKLVARAAEEA; translated from the coding sequence ATGGCGCTCGACCAGTCCTTCGTGGGGCGGAGCTACCCGCCCACCGACCCGTACGAGGTGGGCCGGGAGAAGATCCGCGAATTCGCGGAGGCCGTGGGGGACAGCAACCCGGTCTACACCGACCCGGAGGCCGCCAAGGCGCTCGGGTACGCCGATGTGATCGCCCCGCCGACCTTCGTGTTCTCCATCACCTTCAAGGCCGCGGGACAGGTCGTCCAGGACCCCCAGCTCGGCCTCGACTACAGCCGGGTGGTGCACGGCGATCAGAAGTTCGCCTACAAGCGCCCCGTGCGTGCCGGTGACCGGCTCACCGTGACCTCGACCATCGAGAACATCAAGTCGATGGCCGGCAACGACATCCTGGACATCCGCGGCGAGGTGCACGACGAGGCCGGCGAGCACGTCGTGACCGCCTGGACCAAGCTCGTGGCCCGCGCGGCCGAGGAGGCGTGA
- a CDS encoding adenosine deaminase produces MERVRDVSELPKAHLHLHFTGSMRPGTVLELADKYGVRLPDALTEALTSGEPPRLRATDERGWFRFQRLYDAARSCLRRPEDIQRLVREAAEEDIRDGSGWLEIQVDPTSYAPRLGGLIPALEIILDAVETASRETGLGMRVLVAANRMKHPLDARTLARLAVRYADRGVVGFGLSNDERRGMARDFDRAFAIARDGGLMSAPHGGELTGPSSVRDCLDDLHANRLGHGVRAAEDPRLLKRLADRGVTCEVCPASNVALGVYDKPADVPLRTLFEAGVPMALGADDPLLFGSRLAAQYDFARRHHDFSDAELAELARQSIRGSAAPQDTKAKLLAGVDDWLAA; encoded by the coding sequence ATGGAGCGTGTACGTGATGTCTCTGAGCTGCCGAAGGCCCATCTGCATCTGCACTTCACCGGATCGATGCGGCCCGGGACCGTGCTGGAGCTGGCCGACAAGTACGGCGTGCGGCTGCCCGACGCGCTGACCGAGGCGCTGACCAGCGGGGAGCCGCCGAGACTGCGGGCCACCGACGAGCGGGGCTGGTTCCGCTTCCAGCGGCTGTACGACGCGGCGCGGTCCTGTCTGCGCCGGCCCGAGGACATACAGCGTCTGGTGCGGGAGGCGGCGGAGGAGGACATCAGGGACGGCTCCGGGTGGCTGGAGATCCAGGTCGACCCGACGTCGTACGCGCCCCGGCTGGGCGGGCTGATCCCGGCGCTGGAGATCATCCTGGACGCCGTCGAGACGGCCTCGCGGGAGACCGGGCTCGGGATGCGGGTGCTGGTGGCCGCGAACCGGATGAAGCATCCGCTGGACGCCCGGACCCTGGCCCGCCTCGCGGTGCGCTACGCGGACCGCGGGGTGGTCGGCTTCGGCCTGTCGAACGACGAACGGCGCGGTATGGCGCGGGACTTCGACCGGGCCTTCGCCATCGCGCGGGACGGCGGGCTGATGTCCGCGCCGCACGGCGGCGAGCTGACCGGTCCGTCCTCGGTGCGCGACTGCCTGGACGATCTGCACGCCAACCGGCTGGGGCACGGGGTGCGGGCGGCGGAGGACCCCCGGCTGCTGAAGCGGCTGGCCGACCGGGGCGTGACGTGTGAGGTGTGCCCGGCGTCGAACGTGGCCCTGGGCGTCTACGACAAGCCCGCCGACGTCCCCCTGCGCACCCTGTTCGAGGCCGGCGTGCCGATGGCGCTGGGCGCGGACGACCCGCTGCTGTTCGGCTCCCGGCTGGCCGCGCAGTACGACTTCGCCCGCCGCCACCACGACTTCTCGGACGCGGAACTGGCGGAGCTGGCCCGTCAGTCGATCCGGGGCTCGGCGGCACCGCAGGACACCAAGGCGAAGCTGCTGGCGGGCGTGGACGACTGGCTGGCCGCGTAA
- a CDS encoding MaoC family dehydratase: protein MTARIAYADVEIGTELPARTFPVTRATLVQYAGASGDFNPIHWNERFAKEVGLPDVIAHGMFTMAEAIRVVTDWTGDPGAVVDYGVRFTKPVVVPNDDQGAEIEVTGKVAAKLDDNTVRVDLTVTSGGQKVLGMSRAVVRLA, encoded by the coding sequence ATGACGGCCAGGATCGCTTACGCCGATGTCGAGATCGGCACCGAGCTGCCGGCGCGCACCTTCCCGGTGACCCGCGCCACGCTCGTGCAGTACGCGGGTGCCTCCGGGGACTTCAACCCCATCCACTGGAACGAGCGGTTCGCCAAGGAGGTGGGCCTGCCGGACGTCATCGCGCACGGCATGTTCACCATGGCCGAGGCGATCCGCGTGGTCACCGACTGGACCGGGGACCCGGGCGCGGTCGTCGACTACGGCGTGCGCTTCACCAAGCCCGTCGTCGTCCCGAACGACGACCAGGGCGCCGAGATCGAGGTCACCGGCAAGGTGGCGGCCAAGCTCGACGACAACACCGTGCGGGTCGACCTGACGGTGACCAGCGGAGGCCAGAAGGTGCTCGGCATGTCCCGGGCGGTCGTACGGCTGGCCTGA
- a CDS encoding TetR/AcrR family transcriptional regulator has protein sequence MARMSAEERRESVIRAATSEFARGGYHGTSTEAIARRVGVSQPYLFRLFPGKKAIFLAASERCMADFVRMFEEAAEGLEGEEAVMAMGNAYAQVIVEQPERLMMQMQTYLAVAAAEADGDREFGEAVRAGWMRLWDTVHVPLGADVDETTTFMAYGMLINCLVAMGFAPEHRVWQGIYPAARALGRLEK, from the coding sequence ATGGCCAGGATGAGTGCGGAAGAACGGCGTGAGAGCGTCATCCGGGCGGCGACGAGCGAGTTCGCCCGGGGCGGCTATCACGGCACCTCCACCGAGGCGATCGCCCGGCGGGTCGGTGTCTCGCAGCCGTATCTCTTCCGGCTCTTCCCGGGCAAGAAGGCGATCTTCCTCGCGGCCTCGGAGCGGTGCATGGCCGACTTCGTGCGCATGTTCGAGGAGGCGGCCGAGGGTCTTGAGGGCGAGGAAGCCGTCATGGCCATGGGGAACGCGTATGCGCAGGTCATCGTCGAACAGCCCGAGCGGCTGATGATGCAGATGCAGACGTACCTCGCCGTGGCCGCCGCCGAGGCGGACGGCGACCGTGAGTTCGGCGAGGCCGTGCGGGCCGGATGGATGCGGCTGTGGGACACCGTCCATGTGCCGCTCGGCGCGGACGTGGACGAGACGACGACGTTCATGGCGTACGGCATGCTCATCAACTGCCTGGTCGCCATGGGGTTCGCACCCGAGCACCGGGTGTGGCAGGGGATCTACCCGGCGGCCCGCGCTCTGGGCCGGCTGGAGAAGTAG
- a CDS encoding NAD(P)-dependent oxidoreductase — translation MTVVGILHPGSMGAAVAAQARQSCAQVLWCPAGRSLATRKRAERYGLTAATDLGELTERASVILSICPPAYAEDVAAEVSAHPFSGIYADCNAISPASMARVSTIVGRTGATVIDGSVIGSPPSATKSARLYLSGPAAALSPVASLFAGTAVLARTLSGGIGRASALKLSYSSYQKASRVLAAVSYALASDYGVEEELLDIAQGRSTSYLAETAYIPKVAARSWRWGPEMGEVADALREVGLPADLAVASAAIMGRWDDRRDSSLSVLEALEHLHRGDEGEGT, via the coding sequence ATGACCGTCGTCGGAATCCTGCATCCGGGAAGCATGGGCGCCGCTGTGGCAGCGCAGGCGAGGCAATCCTGTGCCCAGGTTCTCTGGTGCCCAGCCGGTCGCAGCCTCGCAACCAGGAAGCGGGCTGAGCGTTACGGGCTCACCGCGGCAACCGACCTCGGCGAACTGACGGAGCGAGCCAGCGTTATTCTCAGCATCTGTCCGCCGGCATACGCGGAAGACGTCGCAGCCGAGGTTTCGGCACACCCGTTCTCCGGGATCTACGCGGACTGCAATGCCATCTCGCCGGCCAGCATGGCGCGCGTATCCACAATCGTGGGCCGGACCGGGGCGACCGTCATTGACGGCTCCGTCATCGGCTCGCCCCCGTCCGCGACTAAGTCCGCCCGTTTGTACCTGTCCGGACCGGCTGCCGCGCTTTCGCCCGTCGCCTCGCTGTTCGCCGGCACAGCGGTACTGGCCCGCACCCTGTCCGGCGGCATCGGCCGTGCTTCCGCACTGAAGTTGTCGTACAGCAGCTATCAGAAGGCGAGCCGCGTCCTCGCCGCAGTCTCGTATGCCCTCGCCAGTGATTACGGTGTGGAGGAAGAACTACTCGACATCGCGCAGGGGCGATCTACCAGCTACCTCGCGGAAACGGCCTACATTCCGAAGGTGGCCGCGAGGTCATGGCGGTGGGGGCCTGAAATGGGCGAGGTCGCGGACGCCTTGCGGGAAGTCGGGCTCCCTGCTGACTTGGCGGTGGCGTCGGCCGCGATCATGGGGCGATGGGATGACCGCAGAGATTCATCCTTGAGCGTCCTTGAGGCACTGGAGCATCTACACCGCGGCGATGAAGGCGAGGGAACCTAG
- the rpmG gene encoding 50S ribosomal protein L33 produces the protein MAATDVRPKITLACVECKERNYITKKNRRNNPDRLEMKKHCPRCNAHTAHRETR, from the coding sequence GTGGCTGCCACCGACGTCCGCCCGAAGATCACGCTGGCCTGCGTGGAGTGCAAGGAGCGGAACTACATCACCAAGAAGAACCGGCGTAACAACCCGGACCGACTGGAGATGAAGAAGCACTGCCCGCGTTGCAACGCGCACACCGCGCACCGCGAGACGCGATAA
- a CDS encoding UDP-N-acetylmuramate dehydrogenase, whose product MLELHDAPLAPLTTFRLGGPATRLVTATTDAEVIAAVRAADADGTPLLVIGGGSNLVIGDKGFDGTALRIATRGVELTGTRLELAAGEVWTDAVARTVEAGLAGVECLAGIPGSAGATPIQNVGAYGQEVSSTITEVIAYDRHAGETVTLSNAECAFSYRHSRFKGDPERYVVLRVRFELEDAGGLSAPLKYAETARALGVEAGDRVPLAAARETVLKLRAGKGMVLDAEDHDTWSAGSFFTNPILTDAGFAAFHARVRERLGEGVEPPSYPAGDGHTKTSAAWLIDKAGFTKGYGSGPARISTKHTLALTNRGEATTEDLLALAREVVAGVRDAFGITLVNEPVMVGAGL is encoded by the coding sequence GTGCTGGAACTCCACGACGCCCCGCTCGCCCCGCTGACCACCTTCCGGCTGGGCGGCCCCGCCACCCGGCTGGTGACCGCGACCACCGACGCCGAGGTGATCGCCGCCGTCCGCGCGGCCGACGCCGACGGCACACCGCTGCTGGTGATCGGCGGCGGCTCGAACCTGGTCATCGGCGACAAGGGCTTCGATGGCACCGCGCTGCGCATCGCCACCCGCGGCGTCGAACTGACCGGCACCCGCCTGGAGCTGGCCGCGGGCGAGGTGTGGACCGACGCCGTGGCCCGCACCGTCGAGGCCGGGCTCGCCGGAGTCGAGTGCCTCGCCGGCATCCCCGGCTCCGCCGGCGCGACCCCGATCCAGAACGTGGGGGCGTACGGCCAGGAGGTCTCCTCCACGATCACCGAGGTGATCGCCTACGACCGGCACGCGGGGGAGACGGTCACGCTCTCCAACGCCGAGTGCGCCTTCTCCTACCGCCACAGCCGCTTCAAGGGCGACCCCGAGCGGTACGTCGTCCTGCGCGTGCGCTTCGAGCTGGAGGACGCCGGCGGTCTGTCGGCGCCCCTGAAGTACGCCGAGACCGCCCGCGCGCTGGGCGTGGAGGCCGGCGACCGGGTCCCCCTCGCCGCCGCCCGGGAGACCGTGCTGAAGCTGCGGGCGGGGAAGGGGATGGTGCTGGACGCCGAGGACCACGACACCTGGTCGGCCGGCTCCTTCTTCACCAACCCGATCCTCACCGACGCCGGCTTCGCGGCGTTCCACGCGCGCGTGCGGGAGCGCCTGGGCGAGGGCGTGGAGCCACCCTCCTACCCGGCGGGCGACGGACACACCAAGACCTCCGCCGCCTGGCTGATCGACAAGGCCGGCTTCACCAAGGGCTACGGCAGCGGCCCCGCGCGGATCTCCACCAAGCACACCCTCGCCCTCACCAACCGGGGCGAGGCCACGACCGAGGACCTGCTCGCCCTGGCCCGCGAGGTCGTGGCGGGCGTCCGGGACGCCTTCGGGATCACGCTCGTCAACGAGCCGGTGATGGTGGGCGCCGGGCTGTGA
- a CDS encoding SDR family oxidoreductase: MRIVIAGGHGQIALLLERRLAARGDEVAGIIRNPEQADDLREAGAEPVVLDLESASVEAVAERLRGADAAVFAAGAGPGSGTARKNTVDKGAAVLFADAAVLAGVRRFVVVSSMGANPKHDGREVFDVYLRAKGEADAHVQRQKSLDWTILRPGSLTDDPGTGLVRLEAHTGRGPVPREDVAAVLAELLDSPATAGLTLELIGGPVPVPVAVKSVAGN; this comes from the coding sequence ATGCGCATTGTCATCGCTGGTGGTCATGGTCAGATCGCGCTGCTGCTGGAGCGTCGGCTCGCCGCGCGCGGGGACGAGGTGGCGGGGATCATCCGCAACCCCGAACAGGCCGACGACCTGAGGGAGGCGGGAGCCGAACCGGTCGTCCTGGACCTGGAGTCGGCGTCGGTCGAGGCGGTCGCGGAGCGGCTGCGCGGCGCGGACGCCGCGGTGTTCGCGGCGGGCGCCGGGCCGGGCAGCGGTACGGCCCGCAAGAACACCGTCGACAAGGGCGCGGCGGTGCTGTTCGCGGACGCGGCGGTCCTGGCGGGCGTACGGCGGTTCGTGGTCGTGTCGTCGATGGGCGCGAATCCGAAGCACGACGGCCGTGAGGTCTTCGACGTCTATCTGCGTGCCAAGGGCGAGGCGGACGCCCATGTGCAGCGGCAGAAGTCCCTCGACTGGACGATCCTGCGCCCCGGCTCGCTCACGGACGACCCCGGCACGGGCCTGGTCCGCCTGGAGGCGCACACGGGCCGCGGACCGGTACCCCGCGAGGACGTGGCCGCGGTGCTGGCGGAACTCCTGGACTCCCCGGCGACGGCGGGCCTGACCCTGGAACTGATCGGCGGCCCGGTACCGGTGCCGGTGGCGGTGAAGTCGGTGGCGGGCAACTGA
- a CDS encoding HAD family hydrolase, with product MLALFDLDNTLLNRNEGLASWARGFVQSRRLPAGAESVICERLRERAYREDFMYLRRVLRLNETPDELWGDYVQGIAQSVRCYQGVRQYLKALRDAGWTLGIATNGAGDIQRAKLNETGLAPFFQGIAISEEIGVRKPARNHFEAAAELCGASIHTGGWMVGDGPDTDMGGGRGAGLRTAWVSNGRRWIFGPREPDVVARDVAEAIEALLAAG from the coding sequence GTGCTGGCACTCTTCGACCTTGATAACACGCTGCTCAATCGCAATGAAGGATTGGCGTCCTGGGCTCGCGGTTTCGTCCAGTCACGGCGTCTCCCGGCCGGTGCAGAGTCCGTCATCTGTGAGCGTCTGCGCGAGCGCGCCTACCGAGAGGACTTCATGTATCTGCGGCGGGTGCTGCGACTGAACGAAACTCCAGACGAACTGTGGGGCGACTACGTCCAAGGTATCGCCCAATCGGTGCGCTGCTATCAGGGAGTTCGGCAATACCTCAAAGCCTTGCGAGATGCAGGCTGGACGCTCGGCATCGCGACAAATGGCGCCGGGGACATTCAGCGTGCCAAACTCAATGAGACCGGGCTCGCGCCATTCTTCCAGGGAATCGCAATATCTGAAGAGATCGGTGTCAGGAAGCCGGCGCGAAATCACTTCGAGGCGGCAGCAGAACTTTGCGGCGCATCGATCCATACCGGAGGTTGGATGGTCGGAGACGGACCCGATACTGACATGGGTGGCGGGCGAGGGGCGGGACTGCGTACGGCGTGGGTATCCAATGGCCGAAGGTGGATCTTTGGTCCCCGTGAGCCCGACGTCGTGGCGCGAGACGTCGCGGAGGCCATCGAAGCGCTCTTGGCGGCAGGCTAG
- a CDS encoding MFS transporter produces MSQETAQQSTRTAPRGGAAWALVITGAAGFMAALDNLVVTTALPSIREDLGGALHDLEWTVSAYTLTFAVLLMFGAALGDRFGRRRLFQVGLVIFTGASAAAAMAPGIDSLIAARAVQGVGAAIMMPLTLTLLTAAVPEAKRGMAYGIWGAVNGLAVASGPLIGGSLTEHVSWHWIFWLNVPLGLALLPLARLRLAESYGSGAPLDIPGTLLASGGLFGIVYGLVRGPADGWTSAVVLTGLFAGSALLAAFVLHGIRAANPMLPMRLFRSRAFAGINAASLLMFLGMFGSIFLLSQYMQGVLGYSPTEAGLRMLPWTGMPMLVAPIAGILSDRIGGRPVVATGLFLQAAGLAWMATVVTVDVSYAAQLPGLIVSGVGMALFFAPASNLVMSSVRTEEQGIASGANNALREVGGALGIAVMGSIFAAQGGYESAQTFVDGLRPALVTGAAVVALAAIATLFIPSMRRTGKGAATAKADLPAGPAEGRVLEGADR; encoded by the coding sequence ATGTCACAGGAAACGGCACAGCAGAGCACCCGGACCGCCCCGCGCGGGGGAGCCGCCTGGGCTCTCGTCATCACCGGGGCCGCCGGATTCATGGCGGCCCTCGACAACCTGGTCGTCACCACCGCCCTGCCCTCCATCCGCGAGGACCTCGGCGGGGCGCTGCACGATCTCGAATGGACCGTCAGCGCCTACACCCTCACCTTCGCCGTCCTGCTGATGTTCGGAGCGGCGCTCGGTGACCGGTTCGGACGGCGGCGTCTCTTCCAGGTCGGCCTCGTGATCTTCACGGGTGCCTCCGCCGCCGCGGCCATGGCACCCGGCATCGACTCCCTCATCGCCGCCCGCGCGGTGCAGGGCGTCGGCGCGGCGATCATGATGCCGCTGACCCTCACCCTGCTCACGGCCGCCGTGCCCGAGGCCAAGCGAGGGATGGCGTACGGGATCTGGGGCGCCGTCAACGGCCTCGCCGTGGCGTCCGGGCCGCTGATCGGCGGCAGCCTCACCGAACACGTGTCCTGGCACTGGATCTTCTGGCTGAACGTCCCGCTGGGCCTCGCCCTCCTGCCGCTCGCCCGGCTGCGGCTCGCCGAGTCCTACGGCTCCGGCGCGCCCCTCGACATCCCCGGCACCCTCCTCGCCAGCGGCGGACTCTTCGGGATCGTCTACGGCCTGGTGCGCGGCCCGGCCGACGGCTGGACCAGCGCGGTCGTGCTGACCGGACTGTTCGCCGGCAGCGCCCTGCTCGCCGCCTTCGTGCTGCACGGCATCCGCGCCGCCAACCCCATGCTGCCGATGCGGCTGTTCCGCTCCCGGGCCTTCGCCGGCATCAACGCGGCCAGCCTGCTGATGTTCCTCGGCATGTTCGGCTCGATCTTCCTGCTCAGCCAGTACATGCAGGGCGTCCTCGGCTACTCGCCCACCGAGGCGGGGCTGCGGATGCTGCCCTGGACCGGGATGCCGATGCTCGTCGCGCCGATCGCCGGGATCCTCTCCGACCGGATCGGCGGGCGGCCGGTCGTCGCCACCGGCCTCTTCCTCCAGGCCGCCGGGCTCGCCTGGATGGCCACCGTGGTGACCGTCGACGTCTCCTACGCCGCCCAACTGCCCGGCCTGATCGTCAGCGGCGTCGGCATGGCGCTGTTCTTCGCCCCCGCGTCCAACCTGGTGATGTCCAGCGTCCGCACCGAGGAGCAGGGCATCGCCTCCGGGGCCAACAACGCGCTGCGCGAGGTCGGCGGCGCCCTCGGCATCGCCGTCATGGGGTCGATCTTCGCCGCGCAGGGCGGCTACGAGAGCGCGCAGACGTTCGTGGACGGACTGCGGCCCGCCCTGGTCACCGGCGCGGCCGTGGTCGCCCTGGCCGCGATCGCGACCCTGTTCATTCCGTCGATGCGGCGGACCGGCAAGGGCGCGGCCACGGCGAAGGCGGATCTTCCGGCCGGGCCCGCCGAGGGCCGGGTGCTGGAGGGCGCCGACCGCTGA
- a CDS encoding TIGR04141 family sporadically distributed protein, whose product MRATVYLFRTEAASFDELLREFPEGSRAPEQRDLADGLDMECEVWIMPQEPRPPTWLKYVTSLANLSDLRNSTSSVAILFKAGDRFFAVCFGYSQSMLNHELLEPEFGLRVTANMADPEKIAAMQVRTLSENSRQQRSQTANKSRVADFDLEVEREWLRYLKADVTAGVDWANGVGGSQSLSLTTDHELAEFPSILSALLSEFESDSYKGKFPYIDNFTPIAKGDPVLDDLWTALIEAIKQPDGKKIGVASPDDLLGADVASWKIFGDGKRGRAPVEELSFSSIVDQIDVDKLEADREKLKIVPLNVSDEAIRTKRPLTDYFVFEFDSSGETYALCLGQWFQISSDYVAEINERISRIEDITDSIRLPAWKSGKEGEYNERVCKQFGYIHLDAKNFSIGGPHQKIEVCDFITPDFDFVCVKKMEDSATMSHLFSQAAVSADLYFMNAQGQGANSTGYADHIKSLYKQKWGTVDTVEAERRMVLAIATEKPGPIASSLFFFSKVNLAQRVEDLRKSAFRVAIAKIAR is encoded by the coding sequence GTGCGTGCGACTGTCTATCTCTTCCGAACCGAAGCAGCCTCTTTCGATGAATTGCTCCGCGAGTTCCCGGAAGGTTCACGAGCCCCCGAGCAGCGAGACCTTGCCGATGGTTTGGACATGGAGTGTGAAGTTTGGATAATGCCACAGGAGCCTAGGCCGCCCACATGGCTCAAGTACGTCACCTCGTTGGCTAACCTGTCCGACCTGAGGAACTCGACTTCCTCTGTAGCCATTCTCTTCAAGGCCGGCGATCGATTCTTCGCCGTATGTTTCGGATACTCCCAGTCCATGCTAAATCATGAACTCCTAGAACCGGAATTCGGGTTGCGCGTCACAGCAAACATGGCCGACCCAGAGAAAATTGCAGCCATGCAAGTGCGCACTCTGAGTGAAAATTCTCGGCAGCAACGCAGCCAGACGGCCAATAAATCGCGAGTAGCAGACTTCGACCTGGAAGTCGAAAGAGAATGGTTGCGCTACTTGAAGGCCGATGTGACAGCGGGCGTAGATTGGGCCAACGGTGTAGGCGGCTCACAGTCACTCTCTCTGACCACGGATCACGAGCTAGCCGAATTCCCTTCAATTCTAAGTGCACTCCTGTCGGAGTTTGAATCAGACTCATACAAGGGCAAGTTCCCGTACATAGACAACTTTACTCCCATCGCTAAAGGTGATCCGGTTCTTGATGACCTCTGGACTGCCCTGATAGAAGCGATCAAACAGCCCGACGGAAAGAAGATTGGCGTCGCATCACCTGACGACCTTCTTGGGGCAGACGTTGCTTCCTGGAAGATCTTCGGAGATGGAAAGAGAGGCAGGGCGCCAGTCGAAGAGCTGAGCTTCTCATCCATCGTCGATCAAATAGACGTCGATAAGCTGGAGGCCGACCGCGAAAAACTGAAAATCGTCCCACTGAACGTATCGGACGAGGCCATTAGAACCAAAAGACCCCTGACCGACTACTTCGTATTCGAGTTTGACTCAAGCGGAGAAACTTACGCCCTCTGCCTGGGGCAGTGGTTCCAAATATCCTCCGACTATGTCGCGGAGATCAACGAAAGAATATCCCGAATAGAGGATATAACCGACTCGATCCGCCTACCCGCGTGGAAATCGGGAAAGGAGGGTGAATATAACGAAAGGGTCTGCAAGCAATTCGGTTACATACATTTGGACGCCAAGAACTTCAGCATCGGCGGACCCCACCAGAAAATTGAAGTATGCGACTTCATAACTCCAGATTTCGACTTCGTCTGCGTTAAGAAGATGGAGGACTCTGCAACAATGTCCCACCTCTTCAGCCAGGCCGCCGTATCCGCTGACCTTTACTTCATGAATGCCCAGGGACAGGGGGCAAATAGCACCGGTTATGCCGACCACATCAAGTCTCTCTACAAGCAAAAATGGGGAACTGTCGACACGGTCGAGGCAGAAAGGAGGATGGTCCTGGCGATAGCCACGGAAAAGCCGGGCCCGATTGCAAGTTCACTATTTTTCTTCAGTAAGGTAAATCTTGCGCAGAGAGTCGAAGACCTTCGTAAGTCTGCCTTCAGGGTGGCAATCGCCAAGATTGCTCGGTGA
- a CDS encoding amidohydrolase family protein, with amino-acid sequence MPDSQPQPSPWSSSSGVPGGMPDPAALLLCGARLTDGRTVDVRLSRGRIEAVGTVGSLAPGPARSPGTRVDLSGYLLLPAPAEPHAHADTALSADADGPVSYAPPDVQRRATEAALLQLGHGATALRAHVRVGDVQGLGALTAVLRVRRSLHGLADLSAVAVPRLLTGAAGADGLAMLRDALKMGAAVVGGCPDLDPDPTGYVEAVLEVASEHGCPVDLHTDAADPARLARLAAMAGGLRPGVTLSPCGGLDRLPAEAAGRTADQLAAAGISVVCLPQGGCGGCGGGAQERGTAPVRLLRAAGVRVAAGSGALRDVSNPVGRGDPLEAAYLLASRHGLRPEDAYDAVSASARAVLALPEVRVEAGFPADLLAVRGDRLSAALSLAYSRIVIHRGRVVARTSAVREYCNSAGSSTATEAGLPRQGRGELS; translated from the coding sequence ATGCCCGACAGCCAGCCGCAGCCGTCCCCCTGGTCGTCCTCGTCCGGCGTCCCGGGAGGCATGCCGGATCCGGCCGCCCTGCTGTTGTGCGGGGCCCGTCTGACGGACGGCCGGACCGTGGACGTACGGCTGAGCCGCGGCCGTATCGAGGCGGTCGGCACGGTCGGCAGCCTGGCCCCGGGCCCGGCCCGCTCCCCCGGCACCCGCGTGGACCTCAGCGGCTACCTCCTGCTGCCCGCCCCCGCCGAACCCCACGCCCACGCCGACACCGCGCTGTCGGCCGACGCCGACGGCCCCGTCTCGTACGCCCCGCCGGACGTCCAGCGCCGTGCCACGGAGGCCGCGCTCCTGCAACTCGGCCACGGCGCGACCGCGTTGCGCGCCCATGTGCGGGTGGGCGACGTCCAGGGCCTCGGCGCGCTGACCGCCGTCCTGCGGGTCCGGCGCTCGCTGCACGGCCTGGCGGACCTCTCGGCGGTGGCGGTGCCGCGGCTGCTGACCGGGGCGGCCGGCGCGGACGGCCTCGCGATGCTGCGGGACGCGCTGAAGATGGGCGCCGCGGTGGTGGGCGGCTGCCCGGACCTGGACCCGGACCCCACGGGGTACGTGGAGGCCGTCCTGGAGGTCGCCTCCGAGCACGGCTGCCCGGTCGACCTGCACACCGACGCCGCCGATCCGGCGCGGCTGGCCCGGCTCGCCGCGATGGCGGGCGGCCTGCGCCCCGGTGTCACCCTCAGCCCCTGCGGCGGCCTCGACCGCCTGCCCGCCGAGGCCGCCGGCCGCACGGCCGACCAACTCGCCGCCGCCGGGATCAGCGTGGTGTGCCTGCCGCAGGGCGGCTGCGGGGGCTGTGGGGGCGGCGCACAGGAGCGCGGCACGGCGCCCGTACGGCTGCTGCGCGCGGCCGGGGTGCGGGTGGCGGCCGGCAGCGGCGCGCTGCGGGACGTCTCCAACCCTGTCGGCCGCGGCGACCCGCTGGAGGCCGCCTATCTGCTCGCCTCCCGCCACGGCCTGCGCCCCGAGGACGCCTACGACGCCGTGAGCGCGTCGGCGCGGGCGGTGCTGGCGCTGCCCGAGGTCCGGGTCGAGGCGGGCTTCCCGGCGGACCTGCTGGCGGTCCGCGGCGACCGCCTCTCCGCGGCGCTCTCCCTTGCGTACAGCCGCATCGTGATCCACCGGGGCCGTGTGGTGGCCCGCACGAGCGCGGTCCGCGAGTACTGCAACTCGGCGGGCTCTTCGACGGCGACGGAAGCGGGGTTGCCTCGGCAGGGGCGGGGGGAGTTGTCGTAG